The Salvelinus fontinalis isolate EN_2023a chromosome 31, ASM2944872v1, whole genome shotgun sequence genome has a window encoding:
- the LOC129829781 gene encoding kelch-like protein 21 has product MEGGVMEREVMSEKPIMQTQPSTLPFFDTAHAFNLLRGIHELRAERKFFDVTLCAEGREFHCHRTVLAAASTYFRAMFAGTLRESAMDRVVLHEVSAELLGLLVDFCYTGRVTVTQDNVDLLLKTADLFQFPSVKEACCAFLEQRLDVSNCLEIQDFAEAYACRDLAVSARSFVLKNIVDLAKGKDFERLPWKRLLEFVSDDALCVDKEETVYQMAVRWVKADLQRRLHYWPTLLEQVRLPFVRRFYLLAHVESDPLVYLSPSCLRMVSEARSFQSCEYDRHDRPCQRMRPRPSTGLAEILVVVGGCDQDCDELVTVDCYNPQTGQWRYLAEFPDHLGGGYSMAALGNDMYVTGGSDGSRLYDGVWRYNSSVNEWTEVSPMLKAREYHSSCVLRGQLYVVAPDSTERYDHALDCWEALPPMLHSMDNCSTTTCKGRLYAIGSMTTTGEDNMAIQCYDVDTNRWTLVNCGELPPWSFAPKTVTLNGLIYFVRDDSAEVDIYNPQKNEWDKISPMTQVHVGGSVAVLGGRLFVSGGYDNTFELSDMVEAYNPSTHTWTPAGRLPQPTFWHGSVSIFRQLMPAVSNAFEPIDLPEANSIHLHRHHRNQAMHNHNLNQNHDVNPV; this is encoded by the exons atggagggaggagtgatggagagagaagtgATGTCTGAGAAGCCAATCATGCAGACACAGCCATCCACATTGCCCTTCTTCGACACGGCCCACGCCTTTAACCTGCTCCGGGGGATCCATGAACTCCGCGCAGAGCGCAAGTTCTTTGACGTCACGCTCTGCGCCGAGGGCCGCGAGTTCCACTGCCACCGGACTGTGTTGGCCGCAGCCAGCACCTACTTCAGGGCCATGTTTGCCGGGACACTTAGAGAGAGCGCCATGGACCGTGTGGTCCTTCACGAGGTGTCTGCTGAACTACTGGGCCTGCTGGTGGACTTCTGTTATACAGGCCGAGTCACAGTCACCCAGGATAATGTAGACCTCCTGCTGAAGACGGCCGACCTGTTCCAGTTCCCCTCCGTCAAAGAGGCCTGCTGTGCCTTCTTGGAGCAGAGATTAGACGTCTCCAACTGCCTGGAGATCCAGGACTTTGCAGAGGCCTACGCCTGCCGTGACTTGGCCGTCAGCGCCCGCAGCTTCGTCCTCAAGAACATTGTGGACCTAGCCAAAGGCAAGGACTTTGAGCGGTTGCCCTGGAAACGGCTGCTGGAATTCgtgtcggacgatgcgctgtgtGTGGACAAGGAGGAAACGGTCTATCAGATGGCGGTGCGCTGGGTCAAAGCAGACTTACAGAGGCGGCTCCACTACTGGCCCACACTGCTGGAGCAGGTCAGACTACCCTTTGTACGTCGGTTCTATCTACTCGCCCACGTGGAAAGCGACCCCCTGGTTTACCTCTCCCCCTCCTGTCTGAGGATGGTGAGCGAGGCCCGGAGCTTCCAGTCGTGTGAGTACGACCGCCACGACAGACCCTGCCAACGCATGCGGCCACGGCCCTCAACCGGACTggctgagatcctggtggtggtgggaggcTGTGACCAGGACTGTGACGAGCTGGTCACTGTGGACTGTTACAACCCTCAGACTGGACAGTGGCGCTACCTGGCCGAGTTCCCCGATCACCTGGGAGGGGGCTACAGTATGGCCGCTCTGGGCAATGATATGTATGTCACAG GAGGATCTGACGGTTCGCGTCTCTATGACGGCGTGTGGCGCTACAACTCCAGTGTTAACGAGTGGACCGAGGTGTCGCCAATGCTCAAAGCCCGGGAGTACCACAGTTCCTGTGTCCTCAGAGGTCAGCTATATGTGGTGGCGCCAGACAGCACGGAGCGCTACGACCACGCGCTGGACTGCTGGGAGGCCCTGCCCCCCATGCTGCACTCCATGGACAACTGCTCCACCACCACCTGTAAGGGGCGTCTCTACGCCATCGGGTCCATGACCACAACAGGGGAGGACAACATGGCCATACAGTGTTACGATGTGGACACCAACCGCTGGACCCTGGTCAACTGTGGCGAGCTGCCACCGTGGTCTTTCGCTCCCAAGACGGTCACTCTCAATGGGCTCATCTACTTTGTCAG GGATGACTCGGCAGAGGTCGACATCTATAACCCTCAGAAGAATGAATGGGACAAGATCAGCCCCATGACACAG GTCCATGTAGGAGGCAGTGTGGCAGTCCTGGGTGGTCGTCTCTTTGTGTCTGGTGGCTATGACAACACATTTGAGCTGTCTGACATGGTGGAGGCCTACAACCCCTCCACCCATACCTGGACACCCGCAGGCCGCCTTCCCCAGCCCACCTTCTGGCATGGTAGTGTCAGCATCTTCCGGCAGCTCATGCCCGCCGTATCCAACGCTTTCGAACCCATCGACCTGCCCGAGGCTAACTCCATCCACCTGCACCGACACCACCGCAACCAGGCCATGCACAACCACAACCTCAACCAGAACCACGACGTCAACCCAGTGTAA